From Candidatus Tanganyikabacteria bacterium:
CCGGAGCCGCGACGGATCCGCTGGGCGCCGTCACGGGCACCACCCGGGTGGTGCGTGGCGGGTCGTGGGGCCACACGGCCCAGTATGCCCGCGCGGCCGCGCGCCTTGATAACACTCCGGGTTACCGCTACATCACTCTGGGCGTGCGCCTCGCGAGGACCCGGCCTTGAGGGGATGGGCCGGGCGGTACCGGCACCTGAATCCGGATCGCCGGACCGCGATCAACGTCGGCACTCAACAAGCTGTTCTCGGGGCCGGCCTATCGGCCGAGGCCGGTCGCTCGCGCTTCGGGGCGGCGAGTTCGGCGATGTTGGCCAATGCCTCGCTTGCTGCTTCCTCGTAAGATCCCTGTCCGGAACGCCGCACGGTAGCAGACCGCCCGGAGCGCTGCGCAGCAGACCTGTCGCGCTGTAGGTTGGCTTGCTAATCGGAGAGAGCGCTGCATGGTCAGGTCAAGACGGTGGCGTGGCGCCGAGATCGCGGCGCTGGGGCTGGCTTCGCTGGCCGCCGCGTGCGGGAGCGGCGCGGAGCTTCCGGGAGTGCGCGGAGCGCCCGGC
This genomic window contains:
- a CDS encoding SUMF1/EgtB/PvdO family nonheme iron enzyme; the encoded protein is MAGNAWEWVWDWYGSYPGAATDPLGAVTGTTRVVRGGSWGHTAQYARAAARLDNTPGYRYITLGVRLARTRP